In the Paenibacillus sp. FSL H7-0357 genome, one interval contains:
- a CDS encoding DUF2487 family protein encodes MKFSDFDKSSWEANCKYFDTCLIPFTGLTGTESPPEAAEALERLRDLLDCIEQPFQGRIVTYPAIQYSSSDSLQYINEICRKVKSSHFQYVIVASSDLEVLSNETVESDLVLSLTGFDASRIMAFKSEIGREIEQMWQGEK; translated from the coding sequence GGAGGCAAACTGCAAATACTTCGATACCTGCCTGATTCCGTTTACCGGCCTGACGGGTACGGAGAGTCCGCCGGAGGCGGCAGAGGCACTTGAACGGCTGCGTGATTTGCTGGACTGTATTGAACAACCCTTTCAAGGACGCATTGTAACCTACCCGGCAATTCAGTACAGCTCAAGTGACAGTCTTCAATACATTAATGAGATTTGCCGAAAAGTCAAATCCAGTCACTTCCAATATGTCATTGTGGCTTCATCCGATTTGGAGGTATTGTCCAACGAAACGGTTGAAAGCGATTTAGTCCTTTCCCTGACTGGATTTGACGCGTCCCGGATAATGGCCTTTAAGAGTGAGATAGGGAGAGAAATTGAGCAGATGTGGCAAGGTGAGAAATGA
- a CDS encoding menaquinol-cytochrome c reductase cytochrome b/c subunit produces the protein MAHKDKDNTKEKVVFVGDSRVRKGNGFITPPDYTAYPGKSEAFIPNFLLKEWMVGVVVLVGILVLTISEPAPLGFPANASATVIPIPDWYFLFLYQYLKLPYASGDYIVLGTLGVTGVAFGALLLAPFLDTGRERRFYRRPIASSLMFLSLAAIIYLTNTAWTEYKHEMALTDQIPEDVQREEKAAENRAKGLPTTSVVETEEVAIVDKSDPAMALYKQATCVSCHAVDMKGGGSVPALRGVGDTHDKDAILAIIKEGQGQMPPMYETAVAAGLTEQDIDTLAGWLAKQKSEQ, from the coding sequence ATGGCACACAAAGACAAGGACAACACCAAAGAAAAGGTCGTATTTGTCGGTGATTCCCGTGTCCGCAAAGGTAACGGGTTCATTACACCGCCGGACTACACGGCATATCCGGGCAAATCGGAAGCGTTTATTCCCAACTTTCTATTGAAAGAATGGATGGTCGGTGTTGTCGTGCTGGTGGGCATCCTGGTGCTGACCATTTCAGAGCCGGCGCCGCTAGGCTTCCCTGCGAATGCCAGTGCAACCGTAATTCCGATACCAGACTGGTATTTCCTGTTCCTGTATCAATATTTGAAGCTGCCTTATGCCTCCGGCGATTATATTGTGCTGGGCACACTCGGCGTTACAGGCGTAGCCTTTGGAGCTCTCCTGCTGGCCCCCTTTCTGGATACGGGCCGGGAACGGCGGTTCTACCGCCGGCCGATCGCTTCCTCTTTAATGTTCCTCTCCCTCGCAGCGATCATTTATTTGACGAATACAGCCTGGACGGAATATAAGCATGAAATGGCGTTAACGGATCAAATTCCTGAGGATGTGCAGCGCGAGGAAAAGGCGGCAGAGAACAGAGCCAAAGGTTTGCCGACCACAAGTGTTGTTGAAACGGAGGAAGTAGCCATCGTGGACAAGAGTGATCCGGCGATGGCGCTTTATAAGCAAGCTACCTGTGTCTCTTGTCATGCTGTCGATATGAAGGGTGGAGGTAGTGTACCTGCGCTTCGTGGTGTCGGCGATACCCATGACAAAGATGCGATTCTCGCGATCATTAAAGAGGGACAGGGGCAAATGCCTCCGATGTATGAAACGGCGGTGGCGGCAGGTCTGACAGAGCAGGATATTGACACTCTTGCCGGCTGGCTTGCCAAACAAAAAAGCGAACAGTAA
- a CDS encoding QcrA and Rieske domain-containing protein produces the protein MSSHEEEQEPHPQGPPSQKEMSRRQFLTYTLGGATAFMGAGAVLPMIRFAVDPILHKKGEGEFIKIAETSKITDEPQEFTFELKQQDGWYASTATLTAWIRKNESGEIYALSPICKHLGCTVRWNNNKSYPDEYHCPCHGARYTKVGKNLEVAPKPLDQYKTKIDGGWVYLGDIVPNTEAKKEA, from the coding sequence ATGAGCAGCCATGAAGAAGAGCAGGAGCCGCATCCGCAAGGACCGCCCAGCCAAAAAGAGATGTCACGCAGACAGTTTCTAACCTATACCCTTGGCGGAGCTACCGCTTTTATGGGGGCCGGGGCAGTCCTGCCGATGATCCGTTTTGCCGTTGACCCGATATTACATAAAAAAGGCGAGGGTGAATTCATCAAAATTGCGGAAACCTCTAAAATTACCGATGAACCGCAGGAGTTTACGTTTGAGCTGAAACAGCAGGACGGATGGTATGCCAGTACAGCTACGCTGACGGCCTGGATCCGTAAAAATGAGAGCGGAGAAATTTATGCGCTTTCACCGATCTGTAAGCATCTGGGATGTACGGTCAGATGGAACAATAACAAGTCCTATCCGGATGAATACCATTGCCCATGTCATGGAGCGAGGTATACCAAAGTAGGCAAGAATCTAGAGGTCGCCCCGAAGCCGCTTGACCAGTACAAGACCAAGATTGATGGAGGCTGGGTCTATCTTGGAGATATCGTCCCCAACACTGAAGCTAAGAAGGAGGCGTAA
- the qcrB gene encoding menaquinol-cytochrome c reductase cytochrome b subunit: MFKNVYNWIDERLDITPIWRDVADHEVPEHVNPAHHFSAFVYCFGGLTFFITVIQILSGMFLTMYYVPDIINAYASVEYLQTKVAFGQIVRGMHHWGASLVIVMMFLHTMRVFFTGSYKAPREMNWIVGMLIFFVMLGLGLTGYLLPWDNKAYFATKVTLEIANSVPVMGPVLKELMQGGTIVGAETLTRFFALHVFFLPAVLLILLVGHFIMIRRQGISGPL; this comes from the coding sequence ATGTTTAAAAATGTCTACAACTGGATTGATGAACGTCTGGATATTACGCCGATTTGGAGAGATGTCGCCGATCATGAGGTACCTGAGCATGTCAATCCGGCACATCACTTTTCGGCATTTGTCTATTGCTTTGGCGGACTTACATTCTTTATTACAGTCATTCAGATCTTATCGGGCATGTTTCTGACAATGTATTATGTTCCAGATATTATAAATGCCTATGCCAGTGTGGAATATTTGCAGACAAAGGTGGCCTTCGGGCAGATCGTCCGCGGTATGCATCACTGGGGCGCAAGTCTCGTGATCGTGATGATGTTCCTTCATACAATGCGCGTATTTTTCACCGGTTCCTACAAGGCACCGCGCGAAATGAACTGGATTGTCGGTATGCTTATCTTTTTCGTGATGCTGGGGCTTGGACTGACCGGATATTTGCTGCCTTGGGACAACAAAGCTTATTTTGCAACCAAGGTTACACTGGAAATTGCTAATTCTGTACCCGTTATGGGGCCTGTGCTGAAGGAACTGATGCAGGGCGGCACTATTGTCGGCGCAGAAACTTTAACCCGCTTTTTTGCACTGCATGTATTTTTCCTCCCGGCGGTCCTGCTTATTCTGCTCGTCGGACACTTTATTATGATCCGCAGACAGGGTATCTCCGGTCCGCTGTAA